In the genome of Massilibacillus massiliensis, one region contains:
- a CDS encoding EAL domain-containing protein has protein sequence MSYDVPAGAVRSAADERLNRILYMTMVLSGTEHVFLYLSKKQERKSVLHGACGAFRQLSEVHLLGELVKGVYATGEIKVMFNYSTFKYRLPDSVFGGVYYLAMIPMQYKKRLIGVIGIAYSSPGQFLTEEKLSLLQRFANFSAIAVCKQIHRRHPVCVPVKEAGAAVSNELRSYAGHDRRRVKFYCRNSRKHYGLFSAGNVFDYNQQGFLANTQGLLRQRKTEKMRRVFETKFTRLFSMLPDAVIIIRQDKVCMEVNEGFTHMSGFSSEEVVGKKCAELKLWLNAEEQQRFERALCNYGEFRDMLVRFRHKNGYIVHTQVSAGSMFLNAQYFYMMFIRDITEQVQAEKAHKQQEEALMVSRNKLSAAAALVGLGPWEYDPETDLFDFDDEFYALCGTNAAREGRYMSFECYVREFVHPEDWRMFKNERAVLAARHEDAPADIMHRIIQRSGEVRCVLVRRRFARNGEGQVIRVHGINQDITEWERGEADRQQKTELIRQMAYFDPLTKLANRHNLNEYLDKEMEAARRKNAVGTILFVDVDDLKLVNDTCGHSAGDAVIVLLAARLQRAVPEAAFVARIGGDEFVVVLKGLHERDRIEKIVHEISRKLEWNQEISGARFQLTVSIGIALYPKDGDTREEIIKNADNAMYTAKESGKRGQSDWRFYTEEMQRDAYRKIRLTEGLRCAVERGECSLVYQPQVLINTRRVVGFEALLRWNSLTHGNVPPGQFIPLAEQSGLIQGIGKWVLERACLFARRLAEQGQRDIRIAVNVSPKQVESEEFIANVREAIETAGIEPQMLELELTESVFMSSLEKANDKLIELKQLGVHLSLDDFGTGFSSLSYLINLPFKTLKIDKSFIDVITTDLKRAEIISSIICMGHAMEMKVIAEGAETEHQVNYLSAHGCDCVQGYVFSKPLTEAEAVAWLRRQTQCS, from the coding sequence TTGTCATACGATGTGCCGGCGGGCGCGGTGAGAAGTGCTGCGGATGAGAGGTTAAATAGAATCCTTTATATGACAATGGTGCTGAGCGGTACGGAGCATGTTTTTTTATATTTGTCGAAGAAGCAGGAGCGGAAATCTGTACTTCATGGCGCGTGCGGGGCTTTTCGCCAGCTTAGTGAGGTTCATTTATTAGGTGAGCTGGTCAAGGGGGTTTATGCGACCGGCGAGATCAAGGTGATGTTCAATTACAGCACGTTTAAGTATCGTTTGCCGGATTCGGTATTTGGCGGAGTCTACTATTTAGCGATGATCCCGATGCAGTACAAGAAGCGGCTGATCGGTGTAATCGGTATAGCGTATTCCAGTCCGGGGCAGTTTCTGACCGAGGAGAAGCTAAGCTTGCTGCAGCGGTTTGCAAATTTCTCGGCGATCGCTGTGTGTAAACAAATCCATCGCCGACATCCTGTATGCGTGCCTGTAAAGGAAGCGGGAGCTGCCGTATCAAATGAGCTCAGAAGCTATGCCGGACATGACAGACGCCGGGTTAAATTTTATTGCAGAAACAGCAGGAAGCACTATGGTCTTTTTTCGGCCGGCAATGTGTTCGACTATAATCAGCAAGGCTTTTTGGCAAACACGCAGGGGCTGTTGCGGCAAAGAAAGACGGAAAAAATGCGCAGAGTATTTGAAACGAAGTTTACGCGGTTGTTTTCGATGCTGCCGGATGCGGTTATCATTATCCGTCAGGATAAGGTATGCATGGAGGTTAACGAAGGTTTTACGCATATGAGCGGTTTTTCGAGCGAAGAGGTGGTCGGCAAAAAGTGTGCGGAGTTGAAGCTCTGGCTGAATGCCGAGGAGCAGCAAAGGTTTGAGCGGGCTTTGTGTAATTATGGTGAGTTTCGTGATATGCTGGTCAGGTTTCGTCATAAGAACGGATATATTGTGCATACGCAGGTGTCGGCTGGCAGTATGTTTTTGAATGCACAGTATTTTTATATGATGTTTATCCGGGATATTACGGAGCAGGTACAGGCCGAAAAAGCGCATAAGCAGCAGGAAGAGGCGCTGATGGTCAGCCGAAATAAGCTGTCTGCGGCTGCGGCGTTGGTTGGGCTGGGACCGTGGGAGTATGATCCCGAAACGGATTTGTTTGATTTTGATGATGAATTTTATGCTTTATGCGGTACAAATGCTGCGCGTGAGGGGCGGTATATGTCATTTGAGTGTTATGTCAGAGAATTTGTTCATCCTGAGGATTGGCGGATGTTTAAAAACGAGCGTGCGGTTCTTGCGGCGCGGCATGAGGATGCTCCTGCGGATATTATGCACCGGATTATTCAGCGCAGCGGCGAGGTGCGCTGTGTACTCGTCAGGCGAAGGTTTGCCCGAAACGGCGAAGGCCAGGTCATTCGGGTGCATGGGATCAATCAGGATATTACGGAATGGGAGCGCGGTGAGGCGGATCGGCAGCAAAAGACGGAGCTGATCCGGCAGATGGCCTATTTTGATCCGTTGACGAAGCTGGCAAATCGGCATAATTTGAATGAATACTTGGATAAAGAGATGGAAGCGGCGCGCCGGAAAAATGCAGTCGGAACGATTTTGTTTGTGGATGTGGATGATTTAAAACTGGTTAATGATACCTGCGGGCATTCGGCGGGAGATGCGGTGATCGTTTTACTTGCAGCTCGTTTGCAAAGGGCGGTGCCGGAGGCGGCTTTTGTAGCAAGAATTGGCGGCGATGAGTTTGTTGTGGTACTGAAAGGGCTTCATGAGCGCGACAGAATTGAGAAAATCGTACATGAAATCAGCCGGAAGCTGGAGTGGAATCAAGAGATTTCCGGGGCGCGTTTTCAACTGACGGTCAGTATCGGTATCGCGCTTTATCCAAAGGATGGGGATACGAGAGAGGAAATCATTAAAAATGCGGATAATGCGATGTATACCGCGAAGGAGAGCGGCAAAAGAGGACAGAGCGACTGGCGGTTTTATACGGAAGAAATGCAGCGGGATGCATACAGAAAAATACGGCTGACCGAGGGGCTGCGATGCGCGGTGGAACGCGGCGAATGTTCCTTGGTTTATCAGCCGCAAGTTTTGATCAATACAAGGCGGGTTGTTGGATTTGAAGCGCTTTTGCGCTGGAACAGCCTGACGCATGGCAATGTACCGCCGGGTCAATTTATTCCGCTTGCCGAGCAGTCCGGGCTGATACAGGGGATTGGAAAGTGGGTGCTGGAGAGGGCCTGCTTGTTTGCACGCCGTCTGGCGGAGCAGGGGCAGAGGGATATTCGCATTGCGGTGAATGTATCGCCCAAACAGGTGGAGTCGGAGGAGTTTATTGCCAATGTGCGCGAGGCTATTGAGACGGCGGGGATTGAGCCGCAGATGCTTGAACTTGAACTTACGGAAAGCGTGTTTATGTCATCGCTTGAAAAAGCAAATGATAAACTGATTGAGCTTAAGCAATTAGGGGTGCACTTGTCTTTGGATGATTTCGGTACGGGATTTTCTTCTTTATCTTATCTGATCAATTTGCCGTTTAAAACACTTAAAATTGATAAATCCTTTATCGATGTGATCACTACCGATCTTAAGCGAGCTGAAATTATCAGTTCAATTATCTGTATGGGCCATGCCATGGAGATGAAGGTTATTGCCGAAGGGGCTGAAACCGAGCATCAGGTAAACTATCTTTCGGCTCATGGGTGTGACTGCGTGCAGGGGTATGTATTCAGCAAACCGCTAACGGAGGCGGAGGCGGTTGCATGGTTAAGACGGCAGACGCAATGCAGTTGA
- a CDS encoding PAS domain S-box protein: MEINEGKYGYKADDFFKKLIESMNDIVAIFRFGGICRFASPAVEDILGYAVEEVVGHSVYEFLEQEDMRAVKKLYRPTKAGVLPEKRRVECRLRKKDGIFVWLQVETTRISDPDNGCTEFLTVARDITQQKEKELYQDLLKDYCHYFCKAVKTVGLIINEDGRVIDFISEYTAFPHIKGRCLHEFLVKSQADMILRKIKHAIHTGEMQHSIYKLTTPNGDYWVEGKSTPLEVQLNGKKLVASLILDVTGKERDRKKTELMYLFKQRTELFQAIITGSEEEFTKNSILSNIQELNFSEDYFCCIVHLEAGKRTHRNKNLFFSVVELLSSDPLLFIYNCHGDIGVFFRSKHFQETLQAGEWLRERILAYDANFKIKIGIGGVYNDIEGLKRSYRQAQSALVIACSEAEEAVISEFKNIGIYQLLERLLHDEDSSDFVERYLGPLIAYDREKDSQLLYTLEEILKSVHLKDVANKLYLHYNTVIVRKRRIEGILDVNLEQYEVRLTLSLALKLYRLNYRRQGSRK; the protein is encoded by the coding sequence AAGAGGTTGTAGGGCATTCGGTCTATGAATTTCTTGAACAGGAGGATATGCGGGCGGTTAAAAAACTTTATCGGCCGACCAAGGCTGGTGTTTTGCCTGAGAAGCGACGCGTGGAGTGCCGGCTGCGAAAAAAGGATGGAATTTTTGTGTGGCTGCAGGTTGAAACGACGAGAATTTCTGATCCCGATAATGGGTGTACTGAATTTTTGACAGTGGCAAGAGATATTACGCAGCAAAAGGAAAAGGAGTTATACCAGGATTTACTGAAAGATTATTGTCATTATTTTTGCAAAGCGGTAAAAACCGTTGGGCTGATTATCAATGAGGATGGCCGCGTCATTGATTTTATCAGTGAATATACCGCATTTCCTCATATTAAAGGGCGGTGCTTGCATGAGTTTTTAGTCAAGAGTCAGGCCGATATGATTTTACGTAAAATAAAACATGCGATCCATACCGGAGAAATGCAGCATTCTATCTATAAATTAACCACACCGAACGGTGATTACTGGGTTGAGGGCAAATCGACGCCGCTGGAGGTTCAGCTCAATGGGAAAAAACTGGTGGCCAGTCTGATCCTGGATGTAACCGGCAAGGAACGGGATCGAAAGAAAACGGAATTGATGTATCTGTTTAAACAGCGTACTGAATTATTTCAGGCGATCATTACGGGCAGTGAAGAAGAATTCACGAAAAATTCTATTCTTTCGAATATTCAGGAATTAAATTTTAGCGAGGATTATTTTTGCTGCATTGTGCATTTGGAGGCGGGAAAGCGGACGCATCGCAATAAAAATTTATTTTTTAGTGTTGTGGAACTTTTAAGCAGTGATCCGCTGTTGTTTATTTACAATTGCCATGGGGATATTGGGGTGTTTTTCCGTTCAAAGCATTTTCAGGAGACTTTGCAGGCCGGTGAGTGGCTTCGGGAACGTATTTTGGCATACGATGCCAATTTTAAAATCAAAATTGGCATCGGCGGAGTTTACAATGACATAGAAGGTCTGAAACGGAGTTATCGTCAGGCGCAGAGTGCGCTTGTCATTGCCTGTAGTGAGGCAGAGGAAGCCGTTATTAGTGAATTTAAGAATATTGGAATTTATCAACTGCTGGAGCGGCTTTTGCATGATGAGGATTCGTCGGATTTTGTAGAACGCTATCTGGGACCGCTGATTGCCTATGATCGGGAAAAGGATAGTCAGTTGTTGTATACGCTGGAGGAAATATTAAAGAGTGTGCATTTGAAGGATGTTGCCAACAAGTTGTACCTGCATTATAATACCGTAATTGTGCGCAAACGTCGGATTGAGGGGATTTTGGATGTCAATCTGGAACAATATGAAGTCAGGCTCACTTTGTCGCTGGCACTGAAGCTTTACCGATTAAATTATCGCCGGCAAGGGAGCAGAAAATGA